The following proteins are co-located in the Carassius carassius chromosome 39, fCarCar2.1, whole genome shotgun sequence genome:
- the LOC132121550 gene encoding cyclin-dependent kinase 5 activator 1-like — protein MGTVLSLSPSYRKAALFEDGPATVGHYTAVQNSKNAKDKNLKRHPLINVLPWKRIVAVSTKKKGSKKVQPNAGYQNNVSHLNNENLKKSQSCANLSSFTQDQSSPSNQGSKNSNNTASSVKKVPLSNSNIVPGTPKRVIVQASTSELLRCLGEFLCRRCYRLKHLTPTDPVLWLRSVDRSLLLQGWQDQGFITPANVVFVYMLCRDVVSSEVATEHELQAVLLTCLYLSYSYMGNEISYPLKPFLVETSKETFWDRCLSIINMMSAKMLQINSDPHYFTQVFADLKNESQKEEERSRLLIGLDR, from the coding sequence ATGGGAACTGTGCTATCTCTTTCACCCAGCTACAGGAAGGCCGCCCTGTTTGAAGATGGCCCGGCCACCGTGGGTCACTACACGGCAGTTCAGAACAGCAAGAACGCCAAAGACAAGAATCTTAAACGGCACCCACTCATCAACGTACTGCCTTGGAAACGAATAGTAGCCGTCTCCACCAAGAAAAAGGGGTCTAAGAAGGTGCAGCCTAATGCCGGCTACCAGAACAATGTTTCTCACCTCAACAATGAGAACCTCAAGAAGTCGCAGTCTTGTGCAAATCTCTCCTCCTTTACACAGGACCAGTCGAGTCCATCAAATCAAGGCTCCAAAAACTCCAACAACACAGCTTCATCGGTCAAGAAGGTGCCTCTTTCCAACTCTAACATTGTTCCCGGGACACCCAAGAGGGTGATAGTCCAAGCCTCCACCAGCGAGCTGCTGCGCTGTTTGGGAGAGTTCCTCTGCCGGAGATGCTATCGACTCAAGCACCTTACTCCCACCGACCCCGTGCTGTGGCTCCGTAGCGTGGATCGTTCTCTGCTGCTGCAGGGCTGGCAGGACCAGGGCTTCATTACTCCAGCCAATGTGGTTTTCGTCTACATGCTCTGCCGTGACGTGGTCTCCTCTGAAGTGGCTACGGAGCATGAGCTGCAGGCCGTGCTGCTGACCTGCCTCTACCTGTCTTACTCTTACATGGGCAATGAGATTTCCTACCCTCTCAAGCCGTTCCTGGTGGAGACCTCCAAGGAGACATTCTGGGACCGCTGCCTGTCCATCATCAACATGATGAGTGCCAAGATGCTGCAGATCAACTCGGATCCTCACTATTTCACCCAGGTCTTTGCAGACCTCAAAAATGAGAGCCAGAAGGAAGAGGAGAGGAGTCGTCTGCTCATTGGCCTGGACCGGTGA